A genome region from Glycine max cultivar Williams 82 chromosome 5, Glycine_max_v4.0, whole genome shotgun sequence includes the following:
- the LOC100788124 gene encoding F-box/kelch-repeat protein At1g55270 → MDRVIQPPLVDTTACLCRVDTGLKTVAGAKRYVPGTKLCLRPDIKPSIHPTRNKPARGDRSRSQSPLLPGLPDDLAIACLIRVPRVEHRKLRLVCKRWYRLLVGNFFYSLRKSLGIAEEWIYVIKRDRDGKISWHAFDPVYQLWQPLPPVPKEYSGALGFGCAVLNGCHLYLFGGKDPLKGSMRRVIFYNARTNKWHRAPDMLRRRHFFGSCVINNCLYVAGGENEGVHRSLRSAEVYDPNKNRWSFISDMSTAMVPFIGVVYDGKWFLKGLGSHRQVLSEVYQPENDSWYPIYDGLVSGWRNPSTTLNGKLYALDCKDGCKIRVYDEVADSWSKHIDSKLHLGSSRALEAAALVPLNGKLCIIRNNMSISLVDVSKLEDLKGSSAEQLWETIAGKGQFKTLVTNLWSSLAGRNRLKTHIVHCQVLQA, encoded by the exons ATGGACAGAGTTATTCAGCCTCCTTTG GTTGATACGACTGCGTGTTTATGCAGAGTAGATACAGGCCTAAAAACTGTTGCTGGAGCAAAGAGGTATGTCCCTGGAACAAAGCTCTGTCTTCGGCCTGACATTAAACCATCCATTCACCCAACTAGAAACAAGCCAGCACGTGGTGACAGAAGCCGTAGTCAATCCCCTCTACTTCCAGGACTCCCTGATGATCTGGCTATTGCTTGCCTAATCCGAGTCCCACGAGTTGAACACCGTAAACTTCGGCTTGTCTGCAAAAGATGGTATCGTCTTTTGGttggtaacttcttttactCTCTCCGCAAGAGTCTTGGAATTGCAGAAGAGTGGATATATGTCATTAAGAGGGACCGAGACGGGAAAATATCATGGCATGCCTTTGATCCTGTGTACCAACTATGGCAGCCACTGCCACCTGTTCCTAAGGAATATTCTGGAGCTCTTGGTTTTGGCTGTGCTGTTCTCAATGGCTGTCACCTGTACCTGTTTGGAGGGAAGGACCCACTAAAGGGATCCATGAGACGTGTCATATTTTATAATGCTAGGACAAATAAATGGCACCGTGCCCCAGATATGCTTCGTAGGAGGCACTTCTTTGGCTCTTGTGTCATAAACAATTGTCTGTATGTGGCTGGAGGGGAGAATGAGGGTGTGCACCGGTCCTTGAGATCAGCTGAAGTGTATGATCCCAACAAGAATAGATGGTCATTTATTTCAGATATGAGCACTGCAATGGTGCCTTTCATAGGAGTTGTCTATGATGGGAAGTGGTTCCTGAAGGGACTTGGTTCTCATCGGCAGGTTCTGAGTGAGGTCTACCAGCCAGAGAATGATAGCTGGTACCCTATTTATGATGGACTGGTTTCTGGCTGGAGGAACCCTAGCACTACCCTAAATGGAAAGCTCTATGCCTTAGACTGCAAGGATGGCTGCAAGATTCGGGTTTATGATGAGGTTGCTGATTCATGGAGCAAGCATATTGACAGTAAATTGCATTTGGGGAGCTCACGGGCTTTGGAGGCTGCTGCTCTTGTCCCCCTGAATGGGAAACTATGTATCATCCGTAATAACATGAGCATTTCTCTGGTTGATGTTTCAAAACTTGAAGATTTGAAAGGATCATCTGCTGAACAGTTATGGGAAACTATTGCTGGGAAAGGACAGTTCAAGACCTTGGTCACAAATCTGTGGTCTAGCCTTGCTGGGAGAAACCGACTCAAAACCCACATAGTTCACTGTCAGGTTCTTCAAGCTTAG